In Blastocatellia bacterium, a single window of DNA contains:
- a CDS encoding ectonucleotide pyrophosphatase/phosphodiesterase — protein sequence MRRYIRLIAQCSPVRLIGITGAHPYSRGGEDRHFLLNRRHLRWRFGSVVLLILFFLAGQFLPPVGVASATIPPQQPAGAARERFVVMISVDGLVPDYYLNPDRYGLKVPTLRRLRESGAYADGVIGVYPSVTYPSHTAMVTGARPRDHGIYSNRIFEDPTEPPTGRWYWWANAIQTDTLWKAARRAGLKTAAISWPVTVGAEIDYNIPEITDPGTDFHALNPAVRREATPGLIDEILRTLPQPLSSYSQDDLRIEAATFILTRYKPNLMLLHLVELDGVHHRFGPHSKEAYEEAEKQDGRIKRILDAVNRAGIEDRTTIVLVSDHGFMPIEREFHPGVLMVRGGLVTLNAEGRVTAWKAAVWSHGGSAAILLRDNRDEATVQALRKIFAEYVGQPSSPLKQIVERAELEALGADPRAIFFLEPADYWYIGGEYRGEVIRPARNRGAHGQLPSRPVVRASLILAGAGIRRGARVPVVNMTDIAPTVAAVLGIKLAVPPYSQPLTALLESSSSSTGRSASRSHR from the coding sequence GATATATTCGCCTGATCGCACAGTGCAGCCCTGTTCGGTTGATCGGCATCACCGGAGCGCACCCATACTCGCGGGGAGGAGAGGATCGGCATTTTCTCCTGAACCGCCGACACCTGAGATGGAGATTCGGCAGCGTCGTTCTCCTGATTCTTTTCTTCCTTGCGGGACAGTTCCTTCCGCCTGTTGGTGTGGCAAGCGCAACGATTCCTCCTCAGCAACCAGCCGGGGCCGCGCGAGAGCGCTTTGTGGTCATGATCTCGGTGGATGGACTGGTCCCGGACTACTATCTGAATCCCGACCGCTACGGATTGAAAGTTCCGACGCTGCGCCGATTGCGTGAAAGTGGCGCGTATGCCGACGGCGTCATCGGGGTCTATCCCTCGGTGACCTATCCGTCACATACGGCGATGGTCACCGGGGCTCGTCCACGGGATCACGGCATCTATTCCAATCGTATCTTCGAGGACCCGACGGAACCGCCCACGGGTCGCTGGTACTGGTGGGCCAACGCCATTCAAACCGATACGCTATGGAAGGCCGCCCGTCGCGCGGGACTGAAAACGGCGGCTATTAGTTGGCCGGTGACCGTTGGCGCGGAGATTGATTACAACATTCCCGAAATCACCGACCCCGGGACGGACTTTCATGCTCTTAATCCCGCCGTCAGACGCGAAGCCACGCCCGGGTTGATTGATGAAATCCTTCGTACTTTACCCCAACCCTTGTCGTCTTACAGCCAGGATGACCTGAGGATCGAAGCGGCAACCTTCATTCTCACTCGCTATAAGCCCAATCTGATGCTCCTGCATCTGGTGGAACTCGACGGCGTGCATCATCGGTTTGGGCCGCATTCCAAAGAAGCCTATGAGGAGGCGGAGAAGCAGGATGGCCGCATCAAGCGAATTCTCGACGCGGTCAATCGCGCCGGGATCGAAGATCGCACGACGATCGTGCTCGTTTCCGATCACGGATTCATGCCCATCGAGCGGGAATTTCATCCCGGAGTCTTGATGGTCCGCGGCGGACTCGTCACACTCAATGCCGAGGGACGCGTGACGGCATGGAAAGCCGCCGTCTGGTCGCATGGAGGATCGGCTGCCATTCTTCTTCGCGATAATCGGGATGAGGCAACGGTTCAGGCGTTACGCAAAATCTTCGCCGAGTACGTCGGTCAGCCGTCGTCTCCACTCAAGCAGATCGTCGAACGAGCGGAGCTTGAAGCGCTGGGAGCGGATCCCCGTGCTATCTTCTTCCTGGAACCGGCGGACTACTGGTATATCGGCGGGGAGTACCGCGGGGAAGTGATCCGTCCGGCGCGCAATCGCGGTGCTCACGGGCAACTTCCCTCGCGTCCTGTGGTGCGCGCCTCGCTGATTCTGGCGGGAGCGGGAATTCGCCGGGGGGCACGCGTGCCGGTCGTCAATATGACCGACATCGCTCCCACAGTCGCTGCTGTGCTGGGAATTAAGCTCGCGGTTCCGCCCTACAGTCAGCCTCTCACGGCGTTGCTTGAATCAAGCAGTTCCTCAACGGGACGGTCCGCCTCGCGGTCGCACCGGTGA